One genomic window of Camelina sativa cultivar DH55 chromosome 5, Cs, whole genome shotgun sequence includes the following:
- the LOC104785136 gene encoding PLASMODESMATA CALLOSE-BINDING PROTEIN 5-like → MICLVLSVLITTAAAAAEFGGEVLETELWCVAKNNAEDSALQTAVDWACGPGGADCGEIQQGGSCYDPPDMVKMASYVFNNYYLKNGLADEACNFSNNAAVTSLNPSQGACKFPSSKRVSNGSIADATSTQATTAAQESSDFSRARRMFTSCSLPFVVLGHIMTMTLIIHHL, encoded by the exons ATGATCTGCCTAGTTCTCTCTGTCCTCATCACCACGGCGGCTGCTGCTGCGGAGTTCGGTGGGGAGGTATTAGAGACGGAGCTTTGGTGCGTTGCGAAGAACAACGCTGAGGATTCGGCACTTCAAACGGCTGTTGACTGGGCTTGTGGGCCTGGAGGAGCTGATTGCGGTGAGATCCAGCAAGGCGGGTCCTGTTACGATCCACCGGATATGGTGAAGATGGCGTCGTATGTTTTCAATAACTATTACTTGAAGAACGGTCTCGCAGATGAAGCTTGTAACTTTAGTAACAACGCAGCTGTTACTTCACTGAATCCTA GTCAAGGAGCATGCAAGTTTCCTTCAAG TAAGAGAGTGAGCAATGGAAGTATCGCGGATGCCACTTCAACGCAGGCTACAACTGCTGCACAAGAATCCTCAGATTTCAGTAGAGCAAGGCGGATGTTTACCAGCTGTTCCTTGCCCTTCGTCGTTTTAGGCCACATTATGACAATGACACTGATCATTCATCATCTTTAG
- the LOC104785135 gene encoding E3 ubiquitin-protein ligase ATL41-like, with amino-acid sequence MSSNERDTRWFNSDHHSFWPNPSNYDLNSKIMLAAIASLSGVILIVFALHLYARFVLRRRREAFRGLPVIFRHPFEIPKRGLNPTVIASLPTFTVGAVNDVATSATECAVCLSVLEEQDTARELPNCKHIFHVDCVDRWLSTCSTCPVCRTEVEPRPRLEPEPREGPISTAPPLLEEARLNLTVEAAPSSSSGNKTVVSPVSRLDSFKRILTRERSSNRINHTCVDQDRVADLERH; translated from the coding sequence ATGAGCTCCAACGAAAGAGATACTCGCTGGTTCAACTCCGACCACCACTCGTTCTGGCCCAATCCTTCTAACTACGATCTTAACAGCAAGATCATGCTTGCAGCCATAGCTTCTTTATCCGGAGTTATTCTTATCGTCTTTGCTCTTCATCTTTACGCAAGATTCGTTCTCCGCCGCCGTAGAGAAGCTTTCCGTGGCCTCCCCGTCATATTCCGCCACCCTTTTGAGATTCCCAAGCGTGGCCTCAATCCCACTGTCATAGCTTCTCTCCCTACTTTCACCGTCGGAGCCGTCAATGACGTGGCTACATCCGCGACTGAATGCGCAGTGTGTTTAAGCGTGTTAGAGGAGCAAGACACGGCTAGAGAGTTGCCCAACTGCAAGCACATCTTCCACGTCGACTGTGTTGACAGGTGGCTCTCCACTTGCTCCACTTGCCCTGTTTGTCGGACTGAAGTTGAGCCAAGGCCGAGACTTGAGCCTGAGCCAAGGGAAGGACCAATCAGTACTGCACCGCCATTGTTGGAGGAAGCCAGGCTGAATTTGACGGTGGAAGCAGCACCCTCTTCTTCCTCGGGAAACAAAACAGTTGTGTCCCCTGTTTCGCGATTAGATTCGTTTAAGAGGATCTTGACAAGGGAAAGATCTTCGAACAGGATCAATCATACTTGTGTTGACCAAGATCGTGTAGCGGATCTTGAGAGACATTGA
- the LOC104785137 gene encoding RING-H2 finger protein ATL40-like: MSSDNRNDDHRFDSDRSFWLSTTSYDANSKILLITIVSFSVIILIVFAYHLYARFVLRYHRSAFQGLSFSVVSHPPKRGLDTLVIVSLPTFVVGVKNDVAGMECAVCLSLLEDNDTARMLPNCKHVFHVSCVDTWLTAQSTCPVCRNEVEPSPRLEPEPREGPVGDRALPLDFGAASLSDNKTGGSSVSRLDSFRRILTRERSSNSNDHSRVDQDRVLDIERQ; the protein is encoded by the coding sequence ATGAGCTCTGACAACAGAAATGATGATCACCGGTTCGATTCCGACCGTTCGTTTTGGCTGAGCACGACTTCTTACGATGCCAACAGCAAGATCTTACTCATTACCATCGTTTCCTTCTCTGTTATTATCCTCATCGTTTTCGCTTATCATCTCTACGCAAGATTCGTTCTCCGCTACCACAGATCGGCCTTCCAAGGCCTCTCCTTCTCTGTCGTTTCTCATCCGCCCAAACGTGGCCTCGACACTCTAGTCATCGTTTCTCTCCCAACGTTCGTGGTTGGAGTCAAGAATGACGTGGCGGGTATGGAATGTGCGGTTTGTCTAAGCTTGTTGGAGGACAATGATACAGCGAGGATGTTACCGAATTGCAAGCACGTTTTCCACGTAAGTTGCGTTGACACGTGGCTCACGGCGCAATCAACTTGTCCCGTTTGTAGAAATGAAGTCGAGCCAAGTCCAAGGCTTGAGCCTGAACCAAGAGAAGGTCCAGTTGGCGACCGTGCACTACCGTTGGATTTTGGGGCGGCATCTTTGTCGGATAACAAAACTGGCGGGTCATCAGTTTCGCGGTTAGATTCATTTCGGAGGATTCTGACAAGGGAAAGATCTTCGAACAGTAATGATCATTCTCGCGTTGACCAAGATCGTGTCTTGGATATAGAACGACAGTGA